From one Lycium ferocissimum isolate CSIRO_LF1 chromosome 7, AGI_CSIRO_Lferr_CH_V1, whole genome shotgun sequence genomic stretch:
- the LOC132062490 gene encoding CST complex subunit STN1 yields the protein MDALQLVNTHVKLLAFDFLSTLKPIPHEPTSFSRKGKRLSRAETVGIIVSRDYKPNRFLKFDIDDGTGCIPCVLWLNQETSRHFSRRCPSTVRLISQMAADFASQVQLGLIARVRGRITSFRGNLQITVSDVVIERDPNSQILHWLDCLRLARNCYDKVVVPPKA from the coding sequence ATGGATGCTCTACAGCTTGTCAACACACACGTCAAGCTCTTAGCCTTCGACTTCCTCAGTACTCTCAAACCAATCCCTCACGAACCCACCTCTTTTTCTCGCAAAGGGAAGCGCCTATCCCGCGCAGAGACAGTTGGTATCATCGTAAGCAGAGACTATAAACCCAATAGATTTCTTAAATTCGACATTGACGATGGCACTGGTTGCATCCCTTGTGTCTTGTGGCTCAACCAGGAAACTTCGCGTCATTTCTCTCGTCGTTGCCCATCAACTGTTCGATTAATTTCCCAAATGGCTGCTGATTTTGCTTCTCAAGTTCAGCTTGGGCTAATTGCTAGAGTTCGTGGAAGGATTACTAGTTTTAGAGGGAACCTTCAGATTACTGTTtctgatgttgttatagagagagACCCTAATTCCCAGATTCTGCATTGGTTAGATTGTTTAAGGTTGGCTCGAAATTGTTATGACAAAGTTGTTGTTCCTCCTAAAGCCTGA